Within Melospiza georgiana isolate bMelGeo1 chromosome 21, bMelGeo1.pri, whole genome shotgun sequence, the genomic segment GGATGCTAGCAGGGCGTCTGGGGTACATGGGGGGATGCTGCCAGGGCGTGTGGGGTACAATGCTGATGTCAAAGGGCTTCAGAGTGTCCTACCAGGAATGGGACATGGTTGGGATGGGTGTGAGCAGGAATGATGCAAAGTGCAAGGCCTGGCCCAGCTGTTGGccaagctcctgctgctgtgcccacctgCGACGGTGatcacaggggttcttgggtcagggaagagacaaggatctgactccatgtttcagaaggcttgctttattattttatgatatatattacattaaaactgtactaaaagaataggaGAAAAGGATTTCGTCAGAAGGCTGGCtgagaatagaatagcaaagaatgataacaaaggcttcgtcttggacagagagtccgagccagctgactgtgattggctgttaattacaaacaaaccaacctgagccaatcacagatgcacctgttgcattccacagcagcagataaccattatttacattttgttcctgaggcctctcagcttctcaggaggaaaaatcctaaggaaaggattttccataaaagttgtctgcgacACCCACCTTGCTGGCGTGGGGCAGGAGGCACCTTTACCAGCACCAGGGCAATGTGGGTGCCCCACACCATCCAGAATCCCCTCACAGCTGCCACATGACATCATTGGCATCCCTGTAAcccatcccctgctccctgtggctctggggaccaccctgctgcctttgcaggTGCACTGCCTGGACGAGGTCTGTGGgctcctgcccttcctgaaCCCGGAGGTCCCTGACCAGTTCTACCgcctgtggctgtccctgttcctgcaCGCCGGGTGAGTCAcagcccccaaatccccagggctgggggaactGGGCACTGGAGTGCCCattgggatgggctgggagagaggagggaagggcacTCCCAGACTGTGACAGTGCCTTCAGTGGGggtgtgtgaccgtgttcacaggggttttcgaatgagggaagagacagagatctgactccatgtctCAGAAGGCttattatattatgatatatattacattaaaactatactaaaagaatagaagaaaaggtttcatcagaagccTAGCTAAGCTAAcaatagaataggaaggaaaaaatgataacaaaggcagctgtctcagactctctctccaagccagctgggctgtgattggccattaattagaaacatccaacatgggccaatcacagatgcacctgttgcatttcacagcagcagataatcagtttagattttgttcctgaggcctctcagcttctcaggaggaaaaatcctaaggaaaggattttccataaaagatgtctgtgacaggggtGTTCTGTGAGCTGTGTCGTGCCCTGGGGCACTGGGTGGGATGCTGGGCAGGGTCTCTAACCCAGGGCCTCTCCCCCCAGCATCATCCACTGCCTGGTGTCGGTGACGTTCCAGATGACAGTGCTGCGGGACCTGGAGAAGCTGGCGGGCTGGCACCGCATCTCCATCATCTTCATCCTCAGTGGCATCACGGGCAACCTGGCCAGCGCCATCTTCCTACCCTACAGGGCAGAGGTGAGGGTCTGGGGGTCTGTCCCAAGTCTTGTGCGCTCCCAGGGACCAAAGGACgcccctctccatccccatcctgggcacaggtttggggaaggggctggagcacagattgtcaccccctggcagggtttgctgcagggaaaggaggagggggtgtccctgccccacgTGTGGTGTTGGCACATGCCACGTGTGTCACATGTCACCACGTGTCCGTGAGCGTGCGGGGTCCCTGGGCAGGCAGATGGCTAATCTGCTGCCAGCCAAACCCTGTCAGCCTTTAAATGAGATCATGCCAAGGGCCCTAATCCCCCCACAGGTGTGCCACGATGGGGCTGGGGTCTGCCAGGGGGTGATGCTGAGTCACAGAAAGTGTCAGCTCTGCCAAAACAGCAGcaccctgctcccctcctcatcctcctgtgccagggctcctgtgaccgtgttcacaggggtctcaggttgagggaagagatgaggatctggctccatgtttcagaaggcttgatttattattttatgatatatattgtattaaaactatactaaaaggatagaagaaaggatttcatcagaaggctagctaagaatagaaaaagaaagaatgataacaaaggtttgtgactcagacagagagcccgagccagctgactgtgattggccattaattacaaacaaccacatgagaccaatcacagatgcacctgttgcattccacagcagcagataatcaatatctacattttgttcctgaggcctcacagcttctcaggagggaaaatcctaagaaaaggatttttcataaaacatgtctgtgagaGGCTCCCACCCCTGAGCCCCACGCAGGATCCTGCACAGGCACACTGGAGCCAAATGCTCTTTGCTAGGGGTGGAGGTGATCCCTGGGCGACACGGGGTGTGTCTGGGGTGAcacagagaggggacacagggtgtgtctggggtgacacagagcccagccctcgTTTCCCTGCAGGTGGGCCCTGCCGGCTCCCAGTTCGGCTTGCTGGCCTGCCTCTTCGTGGAGCTCTTCCAAAGCTGGCAAGTGCTGGAGAAACCCTGGAAAGCCTTCCTCAACCTCTTCGGCATCgtcctcttcctcttcatctgCGGCCTCTTGCCCTGGATCGACAACATTGCCCACCTGTTTGGTTTCCTGAGcgggctgctgctgtccttcGCCTTCCTGCCCTACATCACCTTCGGCACGGTGGACAAGCTGCGCAAGCGCGCCATGATCATCGTGTCCCTGCTGGTCTTCCTGGGGCTCTTTGCCTCGCTGGTGGTGTGGCTCTACGTGTACCCCATCAACTGGCGCTGGGTGGAGTACCTCACCTGCCTGCCCTTCACCAGCAAGTTCTGCGAGAAGTACGAGCTGGAGCAGGTCCTGCACTGACCCTGCTGTGTTCCCGTGGGGCGggtgctgcccagcctgtgGGACGTGGtggtggctgctcctggatggGGCAGACTCTGGGCATGGTGGCTCCATCCTCAGggagggagggtttggggtaCCCCTTGCTCAATGCTGGGGATGTAgggctgagccagccctgccttgaTCCCCTCCTGATGCTGGAAAGCCGTAACTGGCCTGGGGACAgactctggctgctgcctgtgtggggAAAGGGCTGAGGGAGGCTGGATTTTGGTGTATCCGTGGCCAGGCTGCACTGCCAGTCCTGGGGTGAAGTTGCTGAAGTCTCCagcctgtgtccctgcctgcctgggtgCACCTCggtgccctgcagtgctgcagctcatACTGTGAACACAACCCCCTTTTTGCAGGGGCATTTTTTTTATCCACAGCTCTTTAGGCCCAGGGTTCCCCCCTTTTGGGCTCTCTGGAGTCTCTGTCGTGGCTCCAAGATGTTCAGGGCTGAgctttaaagatatttttcagtCCTGTTCCCCCTGAGGTCCCCAAGGAGGCTTGTGCCTTCCCGCCTGGCTCCTCACTGGATGGAGAGGCAGGCCTTGGGGCAGGGGGCTTTTCCTTCCCTTATTTCAGTGAAATTCTCCTTTTGGAAGGGGAGGAGTGGCAGGGACTGTATTTATAGTGCCATGGTGGGAGGCAGACATGGAGAAAATCCCCCTGGGGGGCTCCTGTGGCTGCTTGTGGAGCCCACAGCCCTCTCAGGAAGCTGTCACCTTCTGCCTTGAGTCCCTGCTggttcccctttcccttttgcAAAGCATGGGGACCCAGGcagcccttccttccttcctcactCCAGTGGTGCTGCTCAGGTGTGGAAGTGCAGGATGGGGCTGtcacctcccctctccctgcccgaGGCTGCCCAGTcctggctgctctccccagcatctcctcctcctcctcagcaccAGCCGTGGCACGAAGGCAGGTCCTTCCTGGGGTCCAGGTGACCCCTCTGGGCTGGTTTGGACCCAGGCTGGTGCCAGGCTGTCTCTCCCCTGAGATGTGTTGCTTTGGTGCTGGAGGCCTCAGTGCTTTTAAGTGGGGGATGCCCCAGTTAGGATGTCCTGGGATGAATATTCAAGGGCTGAGAGCCTGGTTCCCACTCCACAACCACTGAGTGAGCCCAGGAGCatctgcatccatccctgcatccctccctccacCCTGGGCCAGTTTCCAGCCCCACTCTGTCCCTCCAGTTGCTGCTCCAGCCAAAGACAGACACTTCACCTCATTTGTCTCTTTTttgatacttttttaaaaagctgtggGTTTCCCCCATCCTTAATAAATTTCTACCTGTATTTAATGAGATGCACAAGGTCTCTCCTCCCTTCTTGGGCGTGGGGAAGCAGCACTTTTGGGGGGTTCTGGTTGTTCTGGTGATGGCTGgtgtggcagggagggagctgggctggtgccCTGCTGGCTCAATCAAACCCTCTCTGGGAGGACACAGGGTTTGGAGGGTCTCAGGCAGAAGGAGAAGCCAAACCCTTGGATCCATGGAGCCTCCTGATCCTGCCTGAGGGCAGAGTCACCCCTGCTTTTATCCCACCCTTCACTGAATCACCTGAGGCTGAGGTGCCCCAAGGTGCCCTGGATTTGTCCCCTCACACCAGCTGGTGCCCTCCCTCAGGCCATGGTGGTGAGATTGTGATCAAAGCAGGGCAGGAACACACATGGGCTGTGTAGAAAATCACCACCACATCTTTATTTGCTGCTTTCCAACAACCTGCATTGTTTGCAAAAGGCTTGTCCTGTGGGTCTGGGACAGGGAGGACcaaaatggtttgggctggTTCCCTGGGGAGGCTCTGCGATGTGCAGCTCAGGGGGCTGGAAGGATGTGTGTGGGCAGGGGGTGGCTGCCACGGCCCCTGCCTGGCctgggggctgctcagggagggctTGGCCATGGTGTGCTCCACTCGTGGTGGTGGTGGTAGTGGGaggggtgccaggctggggcacgTGTTTGCAGGGGCTCTTCTGGGTGTCTCAGCAAACCATGGTGGGTGCAAGTGTCCTCAGACCAGCAGAGCCCCCAGACATTCCCAGGGCAAAGCCTTCCCATCCCAGGGGGCTcatggccagggcagctcaagcagagcccagggagctgatggatccagcagggcctggcaggaattcctgtgcccagctcagggagctgATGGATCCAGCAGGatcctgcaggaattcctgtgcccagcccagggagctgatGCTTCCTGCAGGGtccagcaggaattcctgtgcccagcccagggagctgatGCTTCCAGCAGGatccagcaggaattcctgtgcccatccctggctcaagcagagcccagggagctgaTGGATCCAGCAGGatcctgcaggaattcctgtgcccagcccagggagctgatGCTTCCAGCAGGatcctgcaggaattcctgtgCCCAGCCATGGCTAAAGCAGAGTCCAGGGAGCTGATGGATCCAGCAGgaccctgcaggagctcctgtgcccagcccagggagctgatGGATCCAGCAGgaccctgcaggagctcctgtgcccagccctgcagggatgggatggggccagGCTGGCGTGGCTGCAAGGCAGAtgtggcagagggagcagctgtATCCAGGGCCAGCTGGGGATGATGGATGTGGGCACggagaggggctgcagctgccctcagcagCCGCTGTTCCTGCGCATGAAGGCGTGGCCGCGCACGGCGTGCTGCATCTCCACGAAGGCCAGGTCCCCCACGGTCACCTGGCAGGGCCCCAGCGCCTGGAAGCCGCACTTCTGGTAGAAGGGCACGAGGAAGGGCTGGCACATGAGCAGGGCGCGGCGGGCGCAGGGCAGGCAGCGCAGGTGCTGCAGGTAGCGCCACATCAGGATGGagcccttgccctgctggcgCACGGTGCGGTGCACGGCCAGCACGTGGATGTGCACGGCCGAGCCCTGCGGCTTGTGCAGggtcagggctgcctgcaggggGAAACAGGGCTCAGCAGGACATGGGGGTCCCATCCTGCTTCTTATTCCCCACCCCAAAGAACCAGGGTCAACATCCTCCCCGTGCCTGTTCACCTCCCCACATCGTTCTGTTGGAGTTgttgctgcattcagaggcctgtgggccagaataaagctctggatccaaaccctccatcagaaccaactcctttccttcaccatcgcCCTAAAGTTTCTCCACCAGAGATAAACCTGAGCTCTTGCTTACCTGGACTTGTCCCcaagtgcccagctgcagcacacagctggccaaaagtgtctctgaggtgaaatcaccacagttgccacctttggtcaagcagcaaggCCCAGACAAGGCCAGGCATGTCCCATCTGGCTATATTGGTATTTATTCCAATACCCAAAGAACCAGGGTCCCCAGTCTCTCCATGCCTGTTCACCTCCCCTCATTGTCCTCGAAGGgtttttgattttaaaatgaatgttgAGGGGAATTGCTTGGCGTATTTTTTAACAGCATGGTTGAAATTAATTAATGAGAATGTTCATTTCtaccagagcagccctgtgcacGGCCGAGCCCCGCGGCTTGTGCAGggtcagggctgcctgcaggggGGAAACAGGGCTCAGCAGGGGCACAGGGTCCCATCCTGCCTCTTATTCCCCACCCCAAAGAACCAGGGTCCTCACTCTCCCCATGCCTGTTCACCTCCCCCCATCGTCCTCagagagtttttaattttaaaacgAATGTTGAGGGGAATTACTTagcatatttttttaacagcGTGGTTGAAATTAATTAATGAGAATGTTCATTTCTACCAGAGCAGCCCTTTAGCAGTTAATCTGGGAGAAGATTTTGGGAGTAGCCTCAGGGCCCCAGAGAGCTTCTCCTGGTGCCgaggctctggcagggctggtgccctGCTGGCTCACTCAAACCCTTCCCTGGGAGGAGACAGGGTTTGGAGGGTCTCAGGCAGAAGGAGAAGCCAAACCCTTGGATCCATGGAGCCTCCTGATCCTGCCTGAGGGCAGAGTCACCCCTGCCTTTATCCCACCCTTCACTGAATCACCTGAGGCTgcattttccccttctcccctgaGGCTGAGGTGCCCCAAGGTGCCCGGGATTTGTCCCCTCACACCAGCTGGTGCCCTCCCTGGTGGTGCCCGAGGGGGAAGGACTGGGTCATACCTGGCTGAGCCTCTCCTGGTCCCAGAGGGAGCCGATGATGAAGGCCACGAGCCGCCCTTCCTCAAACCAGCCGAGGGACAGCTCCGGGCACAGGTTCAGGAAGTGTCGGATCTCATTCAGGTGCAGGGGACAGTCCCCAGAAACCGAAATAAAGGCTGGAGGGGGCAGTGGTGAACACAGTGAGAGACACAAAGCACACCAACCCAGAAACACTCCCAGCACTGACATATAGGGGAGGGAAAGTGGGATGTGGTGGGGAGAGATGGCAtgtgtcctgctgcctgctgggtcTAAAGGAGATCTGAGGGACACAGATGGTCccagggagcagtgggagcagtTCTGCTTCTCCAGAGGCAGCTCCCCATGGCCCAGTGACCAGCTCATGACTTTGCAGGTGCTGGATTGAGCCCTCCCTCTCAGCATCTTCCTGGCTGCCCCTGTGCTTGGAGACGAGGGAGAAATGGGCTAGGTGAGATTCCCCATGGCCCAGTAACCAGCTCCTGATTCTGCTGCTtccagagccacagcagcaggtgaTGAATTGAGCATCTCTCAGCacctccctggctgcccctgccctcagagaggagggagaaatgGGCTAGGTGAGTTTCCTCATAGCACAGTGACCGCTCCTGAttctgctggctccagagctACAGCAGCAGGTGATGAATTGAGCATCTCtcagcatctccctggctgcccctgcccttggAGAGGAGGAACAAATGGGCTAGGTGAGATTCCACATGGCCCAGTAACCAGCTCCTGAttctgctggctccagagccacagcagcaggtgaTGAATTGAGCATCTCtcagcatctccctggctgcccctgccctcagagaggagggagaaatgGGCTAGGTGAGTTTCCTCACAGCACAGTGACCAGCTCCTGAttctgctggctccagggctACAGCAGCAGGTGATGAATTGAGCATCTCTCAGCacctccctggctgcccctgccctcggagaggagggagaaatgGGTTGGGTGAGGGAAGCAATGGTggaggaaatggggaaatgTTGCCAGAGTGGCACCTCAAAGTGTCCCTGcgcaggaggaggcagagcgTGGTGTCCTTCCTCCCACTTCCCCTTTTGCTATCCCGTCTTTCACAGGGCTGCTTTGGGCTCCTACCAGGGTGAGCTGGGGCCGTGCTTCTCCAGCTCATTAACCCCAATTCCTCCACCCCATCAGGGAGCCCGTGGTGGCCCCAAGCCAGGACCACGAGGGCACCCACAGGGAGGGGAATCCACCGCTACAAGGAGCACAAGAGGCTGGGAGCAGATCCCGGGGGATGCGGCAGACGGGGTCTCCGCTACCTTCGCGCTCGATCTCGAACACGCTGGCGGCGTCGCCGGGCCCGAGGCAGCGGAACTCGCTGGCGGGCAGCGTGTGCCGGCGCTGGCCCCCGGGCGGGCTGCGGGGCGAGCGCAGCTGCGCCGGCTTCAGGAACGGCAACGCGCTGAGTGCCGGCATCCTCCGGTCCTCCGGTCCTCCGATCCTCCGGTACTCCGATCCTCCGGTCCTCCGATCCTCCGATCCTCCGATCCTCCggtcctcctcttcctcctgctcctgctcctgctcctgctgctcctgctcctcttcctcctgctcctcctgcccggCTTCCCGCCTCTCCCTCGCCTCAGGGCAGCCCCCGCCGGCTCCCGCGCCCTTTGTTCCAGCCGAGCTCCTCCAGCACCGCTAGCCAGCAGAGGAATCTGTTGTTCACAGACAGGATTAGGCTGCTTGCCCCCCTTTTGCTGTTTGTATATACGGCAGATAGCCACCCCCTGTCACAggcatcttttcatgaaaatcttttctctttaagatttttctcctttctgagaagctgagaggcctcagcaagaaatgtaaacaatggttatctgttgctgtggaatgc encodes:
- the AANAT gene encoding serotonin N-acetyltransferase; this translates as MPALSALPFLKPAQLRSPRSPPGGQRRHTLPASEFRCLGPGDAASVFEIEREAFISVSGDCPLHLNEIRHFLNLCPELSLGWFEEGRLVAFIIGSLWDQERLSQAALTLHKPQGSAVHIHVLAVHRTVRQQGKGSILMWRYLQHLRCLPCARRALLMCQPFLVPFYQKCGFQALGPCQVTVGDLAFVEMQHAVRGHAFMRRNSGC